A region from the Mycolicibacterium phlei genome encodes:
- a CDS encoding NAD(P)H-dependent flavin oxidoreductase, whose amino-acid sequence MKTDLCERFGIEYPIFVFTPSEKVAAAVSRAGGLGVLGCVRFNDADDLDKVLDWMDENTDGKPYGVDVVMPAKVPQEGTAVDIQKLIPQTHRDFVDKTLADLGVPPLSEDKERNEGVLGWLHSVARSHVDVALKHPIKLIANALGSPPKDVIDRVHEHGVPVAALAGSAKHAQRHVDNGVDIVVAQGHEAGGHTGEIGSVVLWPEIVDAVGDQVPVLAAGGIGTGRQVAAALALGAQGVWMGSLFLTSAEYDLGHRKPSGVSTIQEGLLKATSADTVRRRIYTGKPARLLKTKWTDAWDAPDAPEPLPMPLQNILVSEAHQRMNESDNPDTVAMPVGQIVGRMNEIRPVADIVAELVSGFEETTRRLDTIRDA is encoded by the coding sequence ATGAAGACAGATCTGTGCGAGCGGTTCGGGATCGAGTACCCGATCTTCGTGTTCACCCCGTCGGAGAAGGTGGCCGCGGCGGTCAGCCGGGCCGGCGGTCTCGGCGTGCTGGGCTGCGTGCGGTTCAACGACGCCGACGACCTCGACAAGGTCCTGGACTGGATGGACGAGAACACCGACGGTAAGCCGTACGGCGTCGACGTCGTCATGCCCGCCAAGGTGCCGCAGGAGGGCACGGCCGTCGACATCCAGAAGCTGATCCCGCAGACGCATCGCGACTTCGTCGACAAAACTCTTGCCGACCTCGGGGTTCCGCCGCTGTCGGAGGACAAGGAGCGCAACGAGGGCGTGCTGGGCTGGCTGCACTCGGTGGCCCGCAGCCACGTCGACGTGGCGCTCAAGCACCCGATCAAGCTGATCGCCAACGCGCTGGGCTCGCCGCCCAAGGACGTCATCGACCGGGTGCACGAGCACGGTGTGCCGGTCGCGGCGCTCGCCGGCAGCGCCAAGCACGCGCAGCGCCACGTCGACAACGGCGTGGACATCGTCGTCGCGCAGGGCCACGAGGCCGGTGGGCACACCGGTGAGATCGGCTCGGTGGTGCTGTGGCCCGAGATCGTCGACGCCGTCGGCGATCAGGTGCCGGTGCTGGCCGCCGGCGGGATCGGCACCGGCCGCCAGGTGGCGGCGGCGCTGGCGCTCGGCGCGCAGGGCGTGTGGATGGGCTCGCTGTTCCTCACTTCCGCCGAGTACGACCTCGGGCACCGCAAGCCCAGCGGCGTCTCCACCATCCAGGAGGGGCTGCTCAAGGCCACGTCGGCCGACACCGTGCGGCGCCGGATCTACACCGGCAAGCCCGCGCGGCTGCTCAAGACCAAGTGGACCGACGCGTGGGATGCCCCCGACGCGCCCGAGCCGCTGCCGATGCCGCTGCAGAACATCCTCGTCAGCGAGGCGCACCAGCGGATGAACGAGTCCGACAACCCGGACACCGTCGCGATGCCGGTGGGCCAGATCGTCGGCCGGATGAACGAGATCCGGCCGGTCGCCGACATCGTCGCCGAACTGGTCTCCGGCTTCGAGGAGACCACCCGGCGCCTCGACACCATCCGGGACGCCTAG
- a CDS encoding Rieske 2Fe-2S domain-containing protein has product MSEQVRDIDIGAPPTRYARGWHCLGLAETFRDGKPHGIEAFGTKLVVFADSAGQLHVLDGYCRHMGGDLSRGSIKDDAVACPFHDWRWRGDGRCALVPYAKRTPRLARTRSYPVQEVNGQLLIWHDPEGSAAPLELLPPRIEGFDEGIWSPWQWNSVLIEGANCREIVDNVVDMAHFFYIHFAFPTYFKNVIEGHTASQYMESRPRPDVVDDPGKLWEGTYLRSEATYFGPAYMINWLHNDLAPDFTAEVVLINCHYPVTVNSFVLQWGVAVQKMPGMPEENARKLAAALNRNFSEGFLQDVEIWKHKSRIENPLLTEEDGPLYQLRRWYEQFYVDADEVTPEMTARFEMEVDTSHARGLWEQEVDGNLAARVTEFAQTAENKRS; this is encoded by the coding sequence TTGTCTGAACAGGTACGTGACATCGACATCGGCGCACCACCGACGCGCTACGCCCGCGGCTGGCACTGCCTGGGGCTGGCCGAGACGTTCCGGGACGGAAAACCGCACGGCATCGAGGCGTTCGGCACCAAGCTGGTGGTGTTCGCCGACTCCGCTGGCCAGCTGCACGTGCTGGACGGCTACTGCAGGCACATGGGCGGTGACCTGTCGCGGGGCTCGATCAAGGACGACGCGGTCGCCTGCCCGTTCCACGACTGGCGCTGGCGCGGCGACGGGCGCTGCGCGCTGGTGCCGTACGCCAAGCGCACCCCGCGGCTGGCCCGCACCCGCAGTTATCCGGTGCAGGAGGTCAACGGGCAGCTGCTGATCTGGCACGACCCCGAAGGGTCCGCCGCGCCACTGGAACTGCTCCCGCCGAGAATCGAGGGGTTCGACGAGGGCATCTGGTCGCCGTGGCAGTGGAACTCGGTGCTGATCGAGGGGGCGAACTGTCGCGAGATCGTCGACAACGTCGTCGACATGGCGCACTTCTTCTACATCCACTTCGCGTTCCCGACGTACTTCAAGAACGTCATCGAGGGGCACACGGCCAGTCAGTACATGGAGTCGCGGCCGCGGCCCGACGTCGTGGATGATCCCGGAAAGCTCTGGGAAGGAACGTATCTGCGTTCGGAGGCGACGTACTTCGGGCCGGCGTACATGATCAACTGGTTGCACAACGACCTGGCGCCGGACTTCACCGCCGAGGTGGTGCTGATCAACTGCCACTATCCGGTCACGGTCAACTCGTTCGTGCTGCAGTGGGGGGTGGCGGTGCAGAAGATGCCGGGCATGCCCGAGGAGAACGCCCGGAAGCTGGCGGCGGCGTTGAACCGCAACTTCAGCGAGGGCTTCCTGCAGGACGTCGAGATCTGGAAGCACAAGAGCCGCATCGAGAACCCGCTGCTGACCGAGGAGGACGGCCCGCTGTACCAGCTGCGGCGGTGGTACGAGCAGTTCTACGTCGACGCCGACGAGGTCACCCCGGAGATGACGGCGCGCTTCGAGATGGAGGTCGACACCAGCCATGCCCGCGGGCTGTGGGAGCAGGAGGTCGACGGCAACCTCGCCGCACGGGTAACCGAGTTCGCTCAAACTGCGGAGAACAAGCGAAGCTAG
- a CDS encoding AMP-binding protein, with product MPDRHSDIASMLLARRGDQHLGLRTRDRDWTWDAVVHESAARAALAHRLRAPGPFHIGVLLDNVPDFVFWLGGAALAGATIVGINPTHGDEQLAAEVRHADCQLIITDRARVERLRGLDLGLTPDRLLVIDDPGYAEALDTRGEPAASDGVGPSSLFLLLFTSGTTGASKAVRCTQGRLATVAYAATDKFGHVRDDVDYCCMPLFHGNAIMALWAPALANGATVCLTPTFSASRFLPDVRYFGATFFTYVGKALGYILATPEAPDDADNPLNRGFGTEASPEDQAEFRRRFGATLMEGYGSSEGGAVATPDPQAPAGALGRPAHDGVAIVDPNTDRDCPRAVLDEHGRVLNADEAIGEIVDKRGKSGFEGYYKNDEADAERTRNGWYWSGDLGYIDEAGFLYFAGRRGDWIRVDGENTSALAIERVLRRHPDVRAAAVYGVPDPRSGDQVMAALEVDDPSGFDLEAFVDHLLDQPDLGSKGVPRFLRLSKRLPVTGSNKVLKRQLQQERWSTTDPVYRWVGRGRPDYRPMTDADVDALAAEFARYGRHHLV from the coding sequence ATGCCTGACCGACATTCAGATATCGCCTCGATGCTGCTCGCCCGCCGCGGCGATCAGCACCTCGGCCTGCGCACCCGCGACCGGGACTGGACCTGGGACGCCGTCGTGCACGAGTCCGCGGCCCGCGCCGCGCTGGCGCACCGGCTGCGCGCCCCCGGCCCGTTCCACATCGGGGTGCTGCTGGACAACGTGCCCGACTTCGTGTTCTGGCTCGGCGGTGCGGCGCTGGCCGGGGCGACGATCGTCGGGATCAACCCCACCCACGGCGACGAGCAGCTGGCCGCGGAGGTCCGCCACGCCGACTGCCAGCTGATCATCACCGACCGCGCGCGCGTCGAGCGGCTGCGCGGACTGGATCTGGGCCTGACACCGGACCGGCTGCTGGTCATCGACGACCCCGGCTACGCCGAGGCGCTCGACACCCGAGGGGAGCCGGCGGCATCCGACGGGGTGGGGCCGTCGTCGCTATTCCTGCTGCTGTTCACCTCCGGCACCACCGGCGCGTCGAAGGCGGTGCGCTGCACGCAGGGGCGGCTGGCCACGGTGGCGTACGCGGCGACGGACAAGTTCGGCCATGTCCGCGACGACGTGGACTACTGCTGCATGCCGCTGTTCCACGGCAACGCGATCATGGCGCTGTGGGCGCCGGCGCTGGCCAACGGCGCCACGGTCTGCCTGACGCCGACGTTCTCCGCATCGCGGTTCCTGCCCGACGTGCGCTACTTCGGGGCGACGTTCTTCACCTACGTCGGCAAGGCGCTGGGCTACATTCTGGCCACCCCGGAGGCCCCCGACGACGCGGACAACCCGCTCAACCGCGGGTTCGGCACCGAGGCGTCCCCCGAGGACCAGGCGGAGTTCCGCCGCCGCTTCGGCGCCACGCTGATGGAGGGCTACGGCTCCAGCGAGGGTGGGGCGGTCGCGACACCCGATCCGCAGGCGCCGGCGGGCGCGCTGGGCCGCCCGGCGCACGACGGGGTGGCGATCGTCGACCCGAACACCGACCGGGACTGCCCGCGCGCGGTCCTCGACGAGCACGGCCGGGTGCTCAACGCCGACGAGGCGATCGGCGAGATCGTCGACAAGCGCGGCAAGTCGGGGTTCGAGGGCTACTACAAGAACGACGAGGCCGACGCCGAACGCACCCGCAACGGCTGGTACTGGAGCGGGGATCTGGGGTACATCGACGAGGCCGGGTTCCTGTACTTCGCGGGCCGGCGCGGGGACTGGATCCGCGTCGACGGCGAGAACACCTCCGCGCTGGCGATCGAACGGGTGCTGCGCCGCCATCCCGACGTGCGGGCCGCCGCGGTGTACGGGGTGCCGGATCCGCGCTCGGGTGATCAGGTGATGGCCGCGCTGGAGGTCGACGATCCGAGCGGGTTCGACCTCGAGGCGTTCGTCGACCACCTGCTCGACCAGCCGGATCTGGGCAGCAAGGGGGTGCCGCGGTTTCTGCGGCTGTCGAAACGGCTACCCGTGACAGGGTCCAACAAGGTGCTCAAACGCCAACTGCAGCAGGAGCGCTGGTCAACAACGGATCCGGTGTACCGCTGGGTGGGCCGGGGCCGGCCGGACTACCGGCCGATGACCGACGCCGACGTGGATGCGCTGGCGGCCGAGTTCGCGAGATACGGGAGGCATCACCTTGTCTGA
- a CDS encoding nuclear transport factor 2 family protein, with translation MAIIDPTKTWAPLEERLARTDNPRHRQMLEVVIEHMKAEAEPDMERLMATLAPEPDYHFWIGGADAGPKGTDGVRAYYTALLESGTNVLEFEVDRLIIDDDNLVTEGWIKMIYPAEAATALGVEVDDPAGDYLLVFRQLVVWPIDADGRVLGEDAYYTGPVSVTKLSPADLPQRYVELHHTKQKSHA, from the coding sequence ATGGCGATCATCGACCCCACCAAGACCTGGGCGCCGCTGGAGGAGCGGTTGGCCCGCACCGACAACCCGCGGCACCGGCAGATGCTGGAGGTCGTCATCGAGCACATGAAGGCCGAGGCCGAACCGGACATGGAACGGCTGATGGCCACCCTGGCCCCGGAGCCGGACTACCACTTCTGGATCGGCGGCGCCGACGCCGGACCCAAGGGCACCGACGGGGTGCGCGCCTACTACACGGCCCTGCTCGAAAGTGGCACCAACGTCCTGGAATTCGAGGTGGACCGGCTGATCATCGACGACGACAACCTGGTCACCGAGGGCTGGATCAAGATGATCTACCCGGCCGAGGCGGCGACCGCGCTCGGCGTCGAGGTCGACGACCCGGCCGGGGACTACCTGCTGGTGTTTCGTCAGCTCGTGGTGTGGCCCATCGACGCCGACGGGCGGGTCCTGGGCGAGGACGCCTACTACACCGGGCCGGTCAGCGTGACGAAACTGAGCCCGGCGGACCTGCCGCAGAGATACGTTGAGCTTCACCACACAAAACAGAAGAGCCATGCCTGA
- the fadD17 gene encoding long-chain-fatty-acid--CoA ligase FadD17, with protein sequence MSESPTVAQLLAPLVDVDDRGVYFEDSYTTWADHLRYAASVAAALRARLDPAKPPHVGVLLQNTPFFSAVLAAAGMTGIVPVGLNPVRRGAALQRDVEHADCQLVLADSASLATVGDIDHINVDSAQWAQEVAAHAGTPVTISPADPGDLFMLIYTSGTSGDPKAVKCSQGKVAVAGVTMAQRFELGPGDVCYVSMPLFHSNAVLVGWAVSLAAGASMALRRKFSASQFLPDVRRYGATYANYVGKPLSYILATPERPDDGDNPLRAVYGNEGAPADIERFAKRFNTIVVDGFGSTEGGIAIARTPDTPPGALGPLPPGTEIVDVETGEPCPPGVTGELVNTTSAGRFEGYYNDPQADAERMRGGVYHSGDLAYRDENGFAYFAGRLGDWMRVDGENLGSAPIERVLLRHPDIVEVAVYGIPAPDVGDQVMAAVTLTDCATFDVERFREFLAAQDDLGPKQWPSYVRVAETLPRTETFKVIKRRLQAEGTDCADPVYPVPRP encoded by the coding sequence GTGAGCGAATCTCCGACCGTCGCACAACTTCTGGCGCCGCTGGTCGACGTCGACGACCGCGGCGTGTACTTCGAGGACAGCTACACCACCTGGGCCGACCATCTGCGTTACGCCGCCTCGGTGGCGGCCGCGCTGCGGGCCCGCCTGGATCCGGCCAAGCCGCCGCACGTGGGGGTGCTGCTGCAGAACACACCGTTCTTCTCGGCGGTGCTGGCCGCGGCCGGGATGACCGGCATCGTGCCGGTGGGGCTGAACCCGGTGCGCCGCGGGGCCGCGCTGCAGCGCGACGTCGAGCACGCGGACTGCCAACTGGTGCTGGCTGATTCGGCGTCGTTGGCGACCGTCGGCGATATCGACCACATCAACGTCGACTCCGCGCAGTGGGCGCAGGAGGTGGCCGCCCACGCGGGCACCCCGGTCACCATCTCCCCCGCCGATCCGGGCGATCTGTTCATGCTGATCTACACCTCCGGCACCAGCGGTGACCCGAAGGCCGTCAAGTGCAGCCAGGGCAAGGTCGCGGTGGCAGGTGTGACGATGGCGCAGCGGTTCGAGCTCGGCCCCGGCGACGTGTGCTACGTGTCGATGCCGCTGTTCCACTCCAACGCGGTGCTGGTGGGCTGGGCGGTGTCGCTGGCGGCCGGCGCGTCGATGGCGTTGCGCCGCAAGTTCTCCGCCTCGCAGTTCCTGCCGGACGTGCGCCGCTACGGGGCGACGTACGCCAACTACGTCGGCAAGCCGCTGTCCTACATCCTGGCCACCCCGGAGCGACCCGACGACGGCGACAACCCGCTGCGCGCGGTGTACGGCAACGAGGGCGCGCCCGCCGACATCGAGCGGTTCGCCAAGCGGTTCAACACCATTGTGGTGGACGGATTCGGTTCCACCGAGGGCGGTATCGCGATCGCCCGCACCCCGGACACCCCGCCGGGTGCGCTGGGCCCGCTGCCGCCCGGCACCGAGATCGTCGACGTCGAGACCGGCGAGCCCTGCCCGCCCGGCGTCACCGGGGAACTGGTGAACACCACCAGCGCGGGCCGGTTCGAGGGCTACTACAACGATCCGCAGGCCGACGCCGAACGCATGCGCGGCGGCGTGTACCACAGCGGCGACCTGGCCTACCGCGACGAGAACGGCTTCGCGTATTTCGCCGGGCGCCTGGGCGACTGGATGCGCGTCGACGGCGAGAACCTCGGCTCGGCGCCGATCGAGCGGGTGCTGCTGCGCCACCCCGACATCGTCGAGGTCGCGGTGTACGGCATCCCGGCGCCCGACGTCGGCGACCAGGTGATGGCCGCGGTGACGCTGACCGACTGCGCGACCTTCGACGTCGAACGGTTCCGCGAGTTTTTGGCCGCCCAGGACGATCTGGGGCCCAAGCAGTGGCCGTCGTATGTGCGGGTGGCCGAGACGCTGCCGCGCACCGAGACCTTCAAGGTGATCAAACGCCGGTTGCAGGCGGAGGGCACCGACTGCGCCGACCCGGTGTACCCCGTCCCCCGGCCATGA
- a CDS encoding acyl-CoA dehydrogenase family protein, with translation MDFKTTEAAEDLGGLVRTIVDSVVTPERQRELDGLEQRFDRELWGKLIEADVLSAAAPETLGGGGFGVLEQTAVLVSLGRQLAAVPYLESAVLAAGALAEFGAAELQQQWAVPAVKGEKVLTIALDGEVGDGPVRAESAGSGFKLTGTRTQVPWGPVADAFLVPAETGSGIKVFLVAAADAGATVTPLSTTGKGSVGLLDLQGVEVGADRVVGDGDALAWLTTRFTWGRSAFQLGVLERALELVAQYAREREQFDRPIGSFQAVSSRLADGYIDVKALRLTLTQAAWRLSEGLPAEVDVNTAAFWAAEAGHRVAHTTVHVHGGVGIDIDHPVHRYFLAAKQNEFALGSATGQLLRIGRELADNPV, from the coding sequence ATGGACTTCAAGACAACCGAAGCCGCCGAGGATCTCGGCGGGCTGGTCCGTACCATCGTCGACTCCGTGGTCACCCCGGAGCGTCAGCGTGAACTCGACGGGCTCGAGCAGCGGTTCGACCGCGAGCTGTGGGGCAAGCTGATCGAGGCCGACGTGCTGTCGGCGGCCGCGCCGGAAACGTTGGGCGGCGGTGGATTCGGTGTGCTGGAGCAGACCGCGGTGCTGGTCTCGCTGGGCAGGCAGCTGGCGGCGGTGCCGTACCTGGAGTCGGCGGTGCTGGCCGCAGGCGCGCTCGCCGAGTTCGGGGCCGCGGAACTGCAGCAGCAGTGGGCGGTGCCGGCGGTCAAGGGTGAGAAGGTGCTGACCATCGCGCTCGACGGTGAGGTCGGCGACGGCCCGGTGCGGGCCGAGTCGGCGGGCTCCGGGTTCAAGCTCACCGGCACCCGCACCCAGGTGCCGTGGGGCCCGGTCGCCGACGCGTTCCTGGTCCCCGCCGAGACCGGCTCGGGCATCAAGGTCTTCCTGGTCGCCGCAGCGGACGCCGGCGCGACGGTCACGCCGCTGAGCACCACCGGCAAGGGCAGCGTCGGCCTCCTCGACCTGCAGGGCGTCGAGGTCGGCGCCGACCGCGTGGTCGGTGACGGCGACGCGCTGGCGTGGCTGACCACCCGATTCACCTGGGGCCGCAGCGCGTTTCAGCTCGGGGTGCTCGAGCGGGCGCTGGAGCTCGTCGCGCAGTACGCACGCGAGCGCGAGCAGTTCGACCGGCCGATCGGCAGCTTCCAGGCGGTGTCCTCGCGGCTGGCCGACGGCTACATCGACGTCAAGGCGCTGCGGCTGACGCTCACCCAGGCGGCGTGGCGGCTGTCGGAGGGCCTGCCCGCCGAGGTGGACGTCAACACCGCGGCGTTCTGGGCGGCCGAGGCCGGCCACCGGGTCGCGCACACCACGGTGCACGTGCACGGCGGCGTCGGCATCGACATCGACCATCCGGTGCACCGGTACTTCCTGGCGGCCAAACAGAACGAGTTCGCGCTCGGCAGTGCCACCGGGCAGCTTCTGCGCATCGGCCGGGAACTGGCCGACAATCCGGTGTAG
- a CDS encoding acyl-CoA dehydrogenase family protein, with the protein MRIGYTPEQEELRRELRAYFAKLMTPERAEALASNDGEMGRGNVYRETVAQMGKDGWLTLSWPKEYGGQERPPMDGLIFNDEAAIANVPVPFLTINSVAPTIMHFGTEEQKKFFLPKIAAGDLHFSIGYSEPGAGTDLASLRTTAVRDGDEYVINGQKMWTSLIAYADYVWLAVRTNTEAKKHRGISVLIVPTTAKGFSWTPVHTMAGVDTSATYYQDVRVPVTNLVGEENQGWKLVTNQLNHERVALVSAQPIFVALNGVREWAQNTKDHHGKRWIDNEWVQLNLARVHAKAEVLKLINWELASTEDAAPSPADASAAKVYGTELATEAYRLLMEVLGTAATLRPDDKGALLRGRVERMHRSCLILTFGGGTNEIQRDIIGMVALGLPRVNR; encoded by the coding sequence ATGCGGATCGGCTACACCCCTGAGCAGGAGGAGCTCCGCAGGGAGCTGCGCGCCTATTTCGCCAAGCTCATGACACCCGAGCGGGCGGAGGCGCTGGCATCCAACGACGGCGAGATGGGCCGCGGCAACGTCTACCGCGAGACGGTGGCCCAGATGGGCAAGGACGGCTGGCTGACGCTGTCGTGGCCCAAGGAGTACGGCGGCCAGGAGCGTCCGCCGATGGACGGGCTGATCTTCAACGACGAGGCCGCGATCGCCAACGTTCCGGTGCCGTTCCTGACGATCAACAGCGTCGCGCCGACGATCATGCACTTCGGCACCGAGGAGCAGAAGAAGTTCTTCCTGCCCAAGATCGCGGCGGGCGATCTGCACTTCTCGATCGGCTACTCCGAGCCGGGTGCGGGCACCGACCTGGCCTCGCTGCGCACCACCGCGGTGCGCGACGGTGACGAGTACGTCATCAACGGCCAGAAGATGTGGACCAGCCTGATCGCCTACGCCGACTACGTGTGGCTGGCCGTGCGCACCAACACCGAGGCCAAGAAGCACCGCGGCATCTCGGTGCTGATCGTGCCCACCACCGCCAAGGGCTTCTCCTGGACGCCGGTGCACACGATGGCCGGGGTGGACACCAGCGCCACCTACTACCAGGACGTGCGGGTGCCGGTGACCAACCTGGTCGGCGAGGAGAACCAGGGCTGGAAGCTGGTCACCAACCAGCTCAACCACGAACGTGTCGCGCTCGTGTCCGCGCAGCCGATCTTCGTGGCGCTCAACGGTGTTCGCGAATGGGCGCAGAACACCAAGGACCACCACGGCAAGCGCTGGATCGACAACGAGTGGGTGCAGCTGAACCTGGCCCGGGTGCACGCCAAGGCCGAGGTGCTCAAGCTGATCAACTGGGAGCTGGCCTCCACCGAGGACGCCGCCCCGTCCCCCGCCGATGCGTCGGCGGCGAAGGTGTACGGCACCGAGCTGGCCACCGAGGCCTACCGGCTGCTGATGGAGGTGCTCGGCACCGCGGCGACGCTGCGTCCCGACGACAAGGGCGCGCTGCTGCGCGGCCGGGTCGAGCGGATGCACCGCAGCTGCCTGATCCTGACGTTCGGCGGCGGCACCAACGAGATTCAGCGCGACATCATCGGCATGGTCGCGCTCGGCCTGCCCCGAGTGAACCGATAA
- a CDS encoding ferredoxin, whose product MRVEVDLDRCEGNAVCVGIAPDLFDLNDDDYAVIKLDPVPAGMEELAEQSINECPRAALKRLD is encoded by the coding sequence ATGCGAGTGGAAGTCGACCTGGACCGTTGTGAGGGCAACGCGGTCTGTGTGGGAATCGCGCCGGACCTGTTCGATCTCAATGACGACGACTACGCCGTGATCAAGCTCGACCCGGTGCCGGCCGGCATGGAGGAACTGGCCGAGCAGTCCATCAACGAGTGTCCACGCGCGGCCCTGAAGCGGCTGGACTAG
- a CDS encoding 3-oxoacyl-ACP reductase gives MSEDLNDLSGRVAVVTGAAAGLGRAEAIGLAKAGATVVVNDIAAALDRSDVLDEIAAAGSKGVAVAGDISQRSTADELVATADSLGGLGIVVNNAGITRDRMLFNMSDEDFDAVIAVHLRGHFLLTRNAATYWRNKAKENEGKVYGRVINTSSEAGLVGPVGQANYGAAKAGITALTLSMARALERYGVRANAIAPRARTAMTADVFGEAPELAEGEIDPLSPEHVVNLVRFLASPAAENVNGQLFIVYGPTVTLVAAPTAEAQFNAESSAWDPSDLSATLRDYFAGRDPQKCFAATALMK, from the coding sequence ATGAGCGAGGATTTGAACGACCTTTCCGGGCGGGTGGCGGTGGTCACCGGTGCGGCTGCCGGACTGGGCCGCGCCGAGGCGATCGGCCTGGCCAAGGCGGGAGCCACCGTCGTGGTCAACGACATCGCCGCGGCGCTGGACCGCTCCGACGTGCTCGACGAGATCGCCGCCGCCGGGTCCAAGGGCGTCGCGGTGGCCGGGGACATCAGCCAGCGGTCGACGGCCGACGAGCTGGTCGCCACCGCCGACAGCCTCGGCGGGCTCGGCATCGTCGTCAACAACGCCGGCATCACCCGCGACCGCATGCTGTTCAACATGTCCGACGAGGACTTCGACGCGGTGATCGCGGTGCACCTGCGCGGGCACTTCCTGCTGACCCGCAACGCGGCGACGTACTGGCGGAACAAGGCCAAGGAAAACGAGGGCAAGGTCTACGGCCGGGTCATCAACACCTCCTCGGAGGCGGGTCTGGTGGGCCCGGTCGGGCAGGCCAACTACGGCGCCGCCAAGGCCGGTATCACCGCGCTGACGCTGTCGATGGCCCGCGCCCTGGAGCGTTACGGCGTGCGCGCCAACGCGATCGCGCCGCGCGCCCGCACTGCGATGACGGCCGACGTGTTCGGGGAGGCCCCGGAGCTGGCCGAGGGTGAGATCGATCCGTTGTCGCCCGAGCACGTCGTCAATCTGGTGCGATTCCTGGCGTCGCCGGCGGCGGAGAATGTGAACGGTCAGCTGTTCATCGTCTACGGTCCGACGGTGACGTTGGTGGCGGCGCCCACCGCGGAGGCGCAGTTCAACGCCGAGTCGAGCGCCTGGGATCCGTCCGATCTGTCGGCGACCCTGCGCGACTACTTTGCTGGGCGCGATCCGCAGAAGTGTTTCGCCGCGACCGCCCTGATGAAATAA
- a CDS encoding MlaE family ABC transporter permease: MIEQLAAPARAVGGFVEMSFETFAKTFRRPFQFREFLEQTWMIARVSLVPTLLVAIPFTVLVAFTLNILLREIGAADLSGAGTAFGTITQLGPVVTVLVVAGAGATAICADLGARTIREEIDAMRVLGIDPIQRLVVPRVLASTLVALLLNGLVCLIGLSGGYVFSVFLQGVNPGAFINGLTVLTGLGELVMAEIKALLFGVMAGLVGCYRGLTVKGGPKGVGVAVNETVVYAFICLFVINVIMTAVGVRVLER; the protein is encoded by the coding sequence TTGATCGAACAGCTCGCGGCACCGGCTCGGGCCGTGGGCGGGTTCGTGGAGATGTCCTTCGAGACGTTCGCGAAGACGTTCCGGCGGCCGTTCCAGTTCCGGGAATTCCTCGAACAGACCTGGATGATCGCGCGGGTCTCGCTGGTGCCGACGCTGCTGGTGGCGATCCCGTTCACGGTGCTGGTGGCCTTCACCCTCAACATCCTGCTGCGCGAGATCGGCGCCGCCGACCTGTCCGGCGCGGGCACCGCGTTCGGCACCATCACCCAGCTCGGCCCGGTGGTGACCGTGCTGGTGGTGGCCGGCGCGGGCGCCACCGCGATCTGCGCCGACCTCGGTGCGCGCACCATCCGCGAGGAGATCGACGCGATGCGGGTGCTGGGCATCGACCCGATCCAGCGTCTGGTGGTGCCGCGTGTGCTGGCCTCCACGCTGGTCGCCCTGCTTCTCAACGGGCTGGTCTGCCTGATCGGCCTGTCCGGCGGCTACGTGTTCTCGGTGTTCCTGCAGGGCGTCAATCCCGGTGCGTTCATCAACGGCCTGACCGTGCTGACCGGGCTGGGCGAGCTGGTGATGGCCGAGATCAAGGCGCTGCTGTTCGGCGTGATGGCCGGCCTGGTCGGCTGCTACCGCGGCCTGACCGTCAAGGGCGGCCCCAAGGGTGTCGGCGTCGCGGTCAACGAGACCGTCGTCTACGCGTTCATCTGCCTGTTCGTGATCAACGTGATCATGACGGCCGTGGGTGTGCGGGTGCTGGAGCGTTGA